TGTATCCATACTAATTTAATGTAAAGGGTGCCAATACCAGTGTCACAACAGCTTTATGTTTTTTAACTTTTCCTTCCCATTGTTTTATGTTttaaattgttgtttatcattttctcttttgtatttaacatgagtgctctatacaaaaaagctgtttcacttgatttatttttttcaggagatattccacattatgtacttcAACTTCTTGGGTGTCAATAATGATGAGCAAGACTGAATATGATTTCTCCCCATGTGAATTTTTTTTAGTGGTAAACAAATTATAAATTTCAATTAAACCATTTCTcaccttctaggtatgataatggcttcaACCATTGTGAGTTTTGTGATGTTAAAAATGATGCACTTGTGTAAAGTATTTCCTTCATTCTAATCACAAGGGTTTCGCCCCTGTATGATGTCTTTGGTGTTTAGCAAAATTTTattgatctgcaaaacatttctcacattctgaacatgaaaatggcttcacctgTGTGTGATTTCTATGATGTATAACAAAATTTGATTTATTTGCAAAatatttcccgcattctgaacatgaaaagggtttctcccctgtgtgaattcttttgtgTTTAGCAAGAGTTGATTGACCTGCAAAACGTTtctcgcattctgaacatgaaaagggtttctcccctgtgtgaattcttttgtgTTTAGCAAGAGTTGTTTGACCAGCAAaaggtttcccacattctgaacatgaaaaaggtttctctcctgtgtgagttctctgatgcatAACAAGATTGGATTTATGTACAAAACatgtcccacattctgcacatgaaaaaggcttctcccctgtgtgaattcttttatgtttAGCAAGAGTTGATTGAACtgcaaaacgtttcccacattctgaacatgaaaaaggattctctcctgtgtgagttctctgatgcatAATAAGATTGGATTTACGTGCAAAACatgtcccacattctgcacatgaaaaaggcttttcccctgtgtgagttctctgatgtgtaacaagatgtgatttttggttaaaacatttcccacattctgaacataaatatggcttcttttctgtgtgagttctctggaacataacagactctgaagaaaatcttttctcccctctgtgaatttttttatggatttttccatattctgaagttgaaaacagcttctttgctgtaagagcactttgatttgtaatgcctcttttgtgacatttatttttcttaatagactgtgataaatcagaagattggacttgtttaaaagaatcaaatgatagatctttgctgtgaagggatgatggtgtATCTGGAATAgaggcattcacttcagttatatcttgtgtgatatcaaggtcatctgatttaaaaattgaagatgtcagttgtgcctctaatCTCCTCGTACAGACATCTGCCAAgaacaaaaattatttttaataatatattcaAAGTTAAGGATATAAATTTATAAAATAGCTTGTAATGCCATTACTGGCATCCCCGCAGTTTTACACGCCCGGCCGTCCAATGGTGGCTTCCATGTCCACAGTCCCTGCCACAGTCTTTCAGGACCTACAATATGCCAggcaggtctcctgggagtgtgctTAAATCATTTGTGCTCCTCTTACTAAAGGGTCAGTGTACCCTAACCCAGCCTCTCAACTTATGTCTAAGAGGCACTAggaatttaaggcatcctccctctaTGAGAGGTGCTTGGGCAACGTGGTCTATCCTTAGATACGGGTTGCTAGTTGTCAGTTTCTGTTCTATTTGCTGAgtcttaggctatatgcgcatgctgaTGTTTTTGCATATCtcaaaaaatcttaattacttaccagtaatgggattttcagaagcccatgacagcaccacctgagagataggttccgcccacatcaggacaggaaacccactgataaaaaggcggtacctctcctccacatcagtaggtttacagagccagagaggaccaacaaaacacaaacaaaaatgttaatcacaccaccaccaaaggaatacaccattaactctaacactccccgaagggtgcccataaccagtgaatagggggggaactaagggtgctgtcatgggcttctgaaaatcccattaccggtaagtaattaagattttccctttcgcccatgacagcaccacctgagagattctagagaccaatcaccttagggagggaccaccgcctgtaatacCCGTCTACCAAGAAGGGTCGGCCATGGAGAacaagtcaagtctatagtgacagaaaaaggtagaggaagaggatcaagtggcggccctgcatataTGATCAATAGACATTAGtttccatcaggacaggaaaccaaactgatgtggaggagaggtaccgcctttttatcagtgggtttcctgtcctgatgtgggcggaacctatctctcaggtggtgctgtcatgggcgaaagggaaaacgctgcgtttctggacacaaaaaacacaaaaaacgcacccgcggcaaaaacgcatcggtaaaaacgctgcgttttttattgcgtttttggctgtgttttgctgcgtttttgatcattgcgttttgctgcgtttttccaatgcattgcatgggtggaaaacgcagaaaagaattgacatattCAGGTGTTTTTTCACCTTAAAAACACGGCTTAAAAAAAGCAGGTTGCGGACAGCAAAAagaaaaagtcatagactttgctggggaagcaaagtcatgcagttttaagctcaaaaacacaccacaaaaacacggtaaaaaacacaacgtgcgcacatagccttatgctgtgtGTTCGATCATGTGTCTGTATCCTGGTATCCGCTTTGCCCAGGAAATATGCTGCATGTATCTGTATCACCTGTGCCTGCCGTATCTGCTGTACCTGTCGTTTCAGCTGTCAAATCTGCTTAGGCCAGATGTCAAATCTGCACCCAACCACATCAGTGACTGTCAGTATCCAATCCCCGCTGCTGCAGTACCAGGACTCCCCGGAGTAGCACCTGGCATCTACCTTCCAACAAAAGCCTAATCTCACCATCAAACGCTCTAGTGAAGCTGAGGTAGCCGCTTAGATACACCCCTCCTGGTTGAGACGATACTGCGGTCCAGTGGGCCCACTCCCATTTGCACCGGCAATCATAacagtttgcccaggccatggCTCCCACTGGCTCCAGAACTCCTCAGCTCGCAGGTATGCAGCAAGAGAACGTCCATCAATGGGAACAAAAAGACCGGATCCTGTTAGTGGACACCCGTTTGCAAGCCTTCTGTCCAGCACAAACCTATCCtcatcatcagaggctctagtgaagatgagGTAGTTGCTTAGTTATGCACTTTCTGGTTGATTCAGTGCTGTGGCCTAGTGGGTCACTCTCGCTTGCACACGCGTGTATAACATAGCTAAAGAAATTACAAGTTATATAAattgtaattaccgtatttttaggactataagacgcaccagaccataagacgcaccctggttttagaggacgaaaataagaaaataaaattttacgcaaaaaatgtggtcatgacacactgttatggggcgataatctgctgctgacactgttatgggggtaatgtccccaaattctctactagggtaccccatcctggtaatgatcctcctgccttgtatatatatatgtccctcatactggtatagccccatcttgctatatactgccatcctggtatgtgcccccatcctggtatgtgctcccatcctgctatatacgccatcatcctgctatatacgccatcatcctgctcatatacccccaatcatcctgctcatatatccgccatcatcctgctcatatattccccatcatcctgctcatataccccccatcatcctcctgatatacccccatcatcctgctatatgtcctgcatcctgtggcacacagaaaaaaaataaacgttcatactcccctttcctcgctccacgcagcatcgctcctcctcctgtctgtgccggcagtgctgtgggagccggccacgatccctgcagcatcgagatgtcctcctgtctgtgccggcgcggctgtggggacacgtgcgcacagcgatgacgtcatcgcggtgagcaccgctagtctccacacagcgcggccggcagacaggaggacatcgcgatgctgcagggattgtggccggctCCCACAGCGctgtcagcagacaggaggacatcgtggtgctgcaggggaatggtgagtacactgattcactgcacctcgtgctgatgatgacgcgcggagggcagtgaatacagccgcacatgatcactccaggctgtagttgccaggggtgatcacggccggctctttactatgcgcgcacctctcgcccatcaccccgcccacctgtcagcaccggcttaagcgctgagagatgggcgggaggatgggcgtgcatatgtaaggagcgggcccacgtggtcacggcagacgctgctgctgcctgctcgtgcccccgatgacccgctccatcacagcaccctcattcccagcagcCATgccccacattcagaccataaaacGCTCCCCCCActatcccccaacatttggggggaaaaaaagtgcgtcttatagtccgaaaaatacggtatttatacaAGAAAACCATTTACAATCTCACAGTAGTCCTCAGAGCAGGAACCAGTAGGCCATGATGTTCAACCCTCTATGTTCATTTTGCTTCTCGTATATTGGAATAATAAGCCATCAAATAATATTTTGTAGGATAAAATTATACCAAACTGCTTCTCTATCAGTGGAAAAATGGAGGatttccacaatggttgtagcTGAAAGACTCTTGATAACAAAGAGACATGGTTTCTTAATCCAATCCAGCAAATCCCAAAGCCAAATATCCTAGATGCTTCTCAGCCTTGCAGTGTACCCAGACACTGTCactatccacatgtttggcattgccaCAGGGAAGAACCCACATAAATATTCACAGTTTGTCTCGTGGAACACAAGCTGGCCACTATGTGTTGGCCACTAAAATggtagatttgcaattttcactctgcaacatccactCCATGCTAATTTCCAGAGTCATTTAGTCTAAAGCAGAATACGGTAAATGCTATTTACTGACTATATGTTGTGGCTTCACTATTTGTTTTAAGAGCATCCAATGCAATGTTTGATCACTTCTAATTCTTTTACATTTTTGGAGAATTTCAGTTGTttttaaataaatgcaaaacaaatGAACCTCACATTACAGCTAAGATAAAGTAGAGTATGCCACAGAAAATAAATCTCAGACACTGGGTTCAGATTCAGCATTACAAAGGTGTTACCATGTAAAGTGAtagatgtcagattggagaaatggggcccggataggagcagaaaactggctgcagtggaaagccatgaaataagagcggctttggtactaactactatagagggaggggagccagcacgatctcaaaatggcatgcatcatataaaaagtgctaattcacagatttattccaactgtactataataaaaaaatgagatttttagcaaataattgatcaattttttgagccacccctgccacgtcacggcaaagctCAATAGGGGGATCCTACACTatgttatgtatttcatgtgccatgcggcctcctagataaaattaaaagcagaacctaatggagcacacatacctgtaaactgtatataaccgcttccatgttgcaaaagaggtaaTAATGGATAaagggcagcccaggtcccagcatgtggagcaagctctacacataccaggactatatcagaactgaccttcccagtgccagacagcaaccattgataaaggcggaaatgaaatacataatatagagtagaaccccccctattgagatttgctgtgacgttggcaggggtagctcaaaaaattgatcagttatttgctaaaaatctcattttattatagtacagttggaataaatccgtgaattagCAATTTTTACATGATGCAtggatttcagatcatgctggctcccctttctctgTTACAACCACTATAGAGATAACTGTGACTATAGAAAATAACATATTTACTAAAATGACCGCCCTCCACCACGACAGCgttcaccgtcagtgatttagtaactagaggtgacacatctggagtaattacagtatgtcgctcgggggctctcggcaatccaaactattgtagggaCCAATATTTTCTGACAGATGCGATTCCTGAAGACATATTAGACATGCTCCAGTACAATAGTGACAGaactaaaatatataaataaaatatcaaatttttattGAAAAGCACATAAAAAAACAGTCATGCAAAGAATATAAAATCAGGACAGGGATACACCCTAATAGCAGCAATACAGGGGACAGTACAAGTAAAACCATATATAATACTATGAAAAAACAATATAGTGCATGGAATAGTAAAATACAGGGCCTATGGAGAACTGAAACTGTATTAAGTGTGCCAGTGCAAAAAGAATCCCCAAAATACACTGTGAATATCAACATATGTAAGGTCTAAGGGACAATCGTAAAATAAGCGCAATGATATAATAGCAAGTGGGTATTAAATGAATACCTTAGTAGATGGTCAAAATATTCTGCAAGCTGCTGACCCCGACGTATGTTTCGTCTGCAAGTAACTTGCTCGGGGGgtgctatttcttttttttatgtaaTTTTCAATAAAAATGTGATATTTTATTCATATATGTTGGTTGTATCACTATTTTCGTTTTGGTGGTTCTGCCTACACCTCTTGGGGAATTTTTGATTTGCACATTCACTTACTGTGACTAAAAACAGAGTTTTTGATTTTTGATGCTTGAGTACAAGTTTTTTTTTATAGTGAACATTTGTGGAATTCTAAACAAACaaaatatctttcaggctcttgAAGGTAAAAATATCAGAACTTTGTGTTAATTACTTTCCTTTTTTTCATTCTAATTATATTGTGGAAATCACgtgggtgggctgcccggcctccatgtaccctCTATGGGATAATTCAAccctatcagcacattcagcaGAAGGGACAGAAgaaagatccatcaataagatgccaaAAAACTAGGAAGATGGAGTCATTGTTCTAAATGTGAGAAACAATAGGAATCTTGTAtttatgatacttattaatggcgaaaaaaatataataaatgatattacaaagcaagctttccagactactgaggtctctttatcaactacaagattattattttgtttctcccactgagagcaatcaatctttattcacctggagaacacggcaccaaactaagaatttaggaggtcaccagcatcattgccctccgctttctcttaggggtccaccatactgat
This Anomaloglossus baeobatrachus isolate aAnoBae1 unplaced genomic scaffold, aAnoBae1.hap1 Scaffold_2374, whole genome shotgun sequence DNA region includes the following protein-coding sequences:
- the LOC142261672 gene encoding uncharacterized protein LOC142261672 → MDTWEADKLENSLVTSPVLGGEDLPHINTTETYVRGDERSKEEIPTDNRPDVCTRRLEAQLTSSIFKSDDLDITQDITEVNASIPDTPSSLHSKDLSFDSFKQVQSSDLSQSIKKNKCHKRGITNQSALTAKKLFSTSEYGKIHKKIHRGEKRFSSESVMFQRTHTEKKPYLCSECGKCFNQKSHLVTHQRTHTGEKPFSCAECGTCFARKSNLIMHQRTHTGENPFSCSECGKRFAVQSTLAKHKRIHTGEKPFSCAECGTCFVHKSNLVMHQRTHTGEKPFSCSECGKPFAGQTTLAKHKRIHTGEKPFSCSECEKRFAGQSTLAKHKRIHTGEKPFSCSECGKYFANKSNFVIHHRNHTQVKPFSCSECEKCFADQ